In bacterium, one genomic interval encodes:
- a CDS encoding asparaginase yields MDMKVIQQTIPKGAEPGAVIYRGSVVEATHYASIAVVDDSGRVTHCLGDPEMVTMTRSSIKPFQLVPLVASGGADEYGFSNPNLSIMAGSHSGTDEHIAVVRSNLRKAGNEPSHLKCGYHWPLGMQTDNKYPLHGEDKDPLRHNCSGKHSGFLALARHLGVPPESYLDPEGEVQRLVKRAISEVCDYPEEQMLMGTDGCSAPNFPMPLRNLAIGFMRLAVANHSADRTEKSLARIREAMAEFPLLFSGENRFDFNLMRSFPFNVVCKGGAEALQAIGFRDQRIGIVVKVHDGGARGLGVICLEVLRQLGIVQNMDDFAHLIRYNSPEIKNNAGLVTGHIVPVFKLRSV; encoded by the coding sequence ATGGACATGAAAGTAATACAGCAGACCATACCCAAAGGGGCGGAGCCGGGCGCAGTGATCTATCGGGGGTCGGTAGTCGAAGCGACGCATTATGCATCGATCGCCGTGGTGGATGACTCGGGCAGAGTGACTCATTGTCTGGGCGACCCGGAGATGGTGACGATGACGCGGTCATCGATCAAGCCGTTCCAGTTGGTGCCGCTGGTGGCGAGCGGGGGAGCAGATGAGTACGGGTTTTCCAATCCGAATCTCTCCATCATGGCTGGGTCACATTCCGGAACCGATGAGCATATCGCAGTGGTGCGATCAAATCTCAGGAAAGCCGGCAATGAGCCATCCCACCTGAAATGCGGATATCACTGGCCGCTAGGGATGCAGACCGATAACAAGTACCCGTTGCACGGGGAAGATAAAGACCCACTCCGGCACAATTGTTCGGGGAAGCACTCCGGATTTCTGGCTCTGGCGCGGCATCTGGGTGTCCCGCCGGAGAGTTACCTTGATCCGGAGGGGGAGGTGCAGCGTCTGGTGAAGAGGGCGATCTCGGAGGTTTGTGACTATCCGGAAGAGCAGATGCTGATGGGGACAGATGGCTGTTCGGCGCCGAATTTTCCGATGCCGCTCAGAAATCTGGCGATTGGCTTCATGCGGTTGGCAGTGGCCAACCACAGTGCAGACCGAACGGAGAAGTCGTTGGCTCGAATACGGGAGGCGATGGCGGAGTTCCCGCTGCTGTTTTCTGGGGAGAACCGATTTGATTTCAACCTGATGCGGTCATTTCCTTTCAATGTGGTCTGCAAAGGGGGAGCAGAAGCGCTCCAGGCGATCGGGTTCCGCGACCAGCGGATCGGGATCGTGGTCAAGGTGCATGATGGTGGCGCAAGGGGGCTTGGCGTGATCTGTCTGGAGGTTTTGCGCCAACTGGGGATCGTGCAAAACATGGATGACTTTGCGCATCTTATTCGGTATAATAGTCCGGAGATCAAGAACAACGCCGGTCTGGTGACCGGCCATATTGTTCCGGTCTTTAAACTGAGATCGGTCTGA
- a CDS encoding class I SAM-dependent methyltransferase, which translates to MSDRNRREYDRHARVYHEKRADNARSFYNDQLEWPMMSKLLRGRVRGRKILELGCGSGLLTRKLMRMGGKVTGVDNSESMLAIAREEVSGARFVHADMRRVKAKAGEYDLVVSSLAFHYIRNLDGLFKRCGKLLRSDGVLIFSIHHPLSSFKMLQEQRKTKSVYFSVAEPYRWRMLPGMELVSYHQTFESISGGLSRAGFHIDRTLEAKPSPGSRRINPQAFDAALATPAFLAIRAVKAVKD; encoded by the coding sequence ATGAGTGACCGGAACCGTCGAGAATATGATCGTCATGCACGGGTCTATCACGAGAAACGCGCGGATAACGCGCGAAGTTTCTACAATGACCAACTCGAATGGCCAATGATGTCAAAGCTCCTGCGCGGGAGGGTGCGTGGGCGAAAGATCCTGGAGCTGGGGTGTGGATCAGGGCTTTTGACGCGTAAGCTCATGCGGATGGGAGGCAAAGTCACGGGGGTAGATAATTCGGAATCGATGCTGGCGATCGCACGGGAGGAAGTGAGCGGCGCCAGATTCGTTCATGCCGATATGCGGCGAGTGAAGGCGAAAGCGGGTGAGTATGATCTGGTGGTTAGTTCACTCGCTTTTCATTATATCCGGAATCTGGATGGTCTCTTCAAGCGGTGCGGTAAGTTGCTCAGGTCAGACGGGGTGCTGATCTTTTCAATTCACCATCCATTATCTTCCTTCAAGATGCTTCAGGAACAGCGAAAAACAAAATCCGTGTACTTCAGTGTTGCTGAGCCATATCGCTGGCGGATGCTCCCTGGCATGGAACTGGTGAGTTATCATCAGACGTTCGAGAGTATCAGCGGCGGACTCTCGCGGGCGGGATTTCATATTGACCGGACGCTGGAGGCGAAACCATCGCCGGGAAGTCGTCGCATTAACCCACAGGCGTTTGACGCGGCCCTGGCTACCCCGGCGTTCCTTGCAATACGGGCAGTCAAGGCTGTCAAAGATTAA
- a CDS encoding serine/threonine-protein phosphatase: protein MDSAILYRNLSMRARIALLTAIFFVFSPIAMLMVANVGQGWHWVDVAGWLIGSATIAVCWAYAFFKGRHYWLPIILNAAVPVSQRMFFSGSLATGNAGFTITGLVMVVAIVIGYVMFVIFIRGEGAKTVHLQAEMELAKEIHDHLVPEVTLNNEQWEILGSSSASSEVGGDMLDVMLMEKRVIVTVADVSGHGVRAGVMMAMIKSALKTTLLRKTEQTVCADLNNVVYALKRPDMYATGVYLELHTDHSVTYTGAGHPSLLHINGVDKTCASHESQNPPLGVVKDLPFAQTQLSVKPGDLLVILTDGLTEVENKSGEMFGEERIQHLIREKVGRPLAEIRAELLKSVDGFGAQEDDQTLVLIRAK, encoded by the coding sequence GTGGATTCAGCCATACTGTATCGAAATCTGTCCATGCGTGCGCGAATTGCGCTGCTGACGGCCATCTTCTTTGTTTTCTCTCCGATAGCCATGCTGATGGTCGCAAATGTCGGCCAGGGATGGCACTGGGTGGATGTGGCCGGGTGGTTGATCGGGTCAGCAACCATCGCGGTCTGCTGGGCATACGCTTTTTTCAAGGGACGTCACTATTGGCTGCCAATCATCCTCAATGCTGCTGTCCCGGTCTCTCAGAGAATGTTCTTCTCGGGCTCGCTGGCAACAGGGAATGCCGGCTTCACCATCACAGGGTTAGTGATGGTGGTTGCAATCGTGATCGGGTATGTGATGTTCGTCATATTCATCAGGGGTGAAGGCGCCAAGACGGTGCACCTTCAGGCGGAGATGGAACTTGCCAAGGAGATTCACGATCATCTCGTTCCGGAAGTTACACTCAACAATGAGCAGTGGGAGATTCTGGGGAGTTCGTCAGCCTCGAGCGAAGTGGGCGGGGATATGCTGGATGTGATGCTGATGGAGAAGCGGGTGATCGTGACTGTCGCCGATGTCTCCGGGCATGGGGTGCGAGCGGGAGTAATGATGGCGATGATTAAAAGCGCGCTAAAAACAACGCTGCTTCGGAAGACAGAGCAGACGGTCTGTGCGGATCTCAATAATGTGGTGTATGCGCTGAAGCGCCCGGATATGTACGCGACCGGGGTGTATCTGGAATTGCACACGGACCATTCGGTGACATACACGGGGGCGGGGCATCCGTCGCTCCTGCATATTAATGGAGTTGACAAAACCTGTGCATCGCATGAGAGTCAGAATCCGCCGTTGGGGGTGGTGAAGGACCTTCCGTTTGCCCAGACTCAACTGAGTGTTAAGCCGGGCGATTTGCTGGTGATCCTGACCGACGGACTGACCGAAGTCGAAAACAAGTCTGGTGAGATGTTTGGTGAGGAGCGGATTCAGCATCTGATCCGGGAGAAGGTCGGCAGACCGTTAGCGGAGATCAGGGCGGAGTTGTTGAAGTCGGTGGACGGGTTTGGGGCGCAGGAAGATGACCAGACGCTGGTGCTGATCCGGGCGAAGTGA